GCGATACGAGCAGCCGCACACCGTTGGCTACTTTACGCCCTTTAAGGACGCGGGCCGCCGCTGCCAGGTCGTTATACCGTCCGCCGGTGCAGGAACCGATATAAGCCTGATGAATGACCTGCCCTTTTACATTACCGAGTTCTGTGACGTTATCCACTTCATGTGGGCAGGCGACAACCGGCTCAAGTTCGCTGGCATCAAAGCGGTAGGTTGCGCAGAAAACAGCATCGGAGTCGCTGGCAAATAACGTGTAGCCTTCGGTAATGCCGCGGGCCTTAAGATATTCCACCACCTTGGCGTCAGGCGCCATCAGGCCTGCTTTGGCGCCCATTTCAACAGCCATGTTGGTGATGGCCATCCGTTCATCCAGGCAGAGGTTGGTAATGGCGTCACCTACATATTCCACCGCTTTGTAAGTAGCGCCGGCGTGACCGATCGTCCCGATGGTTTTAAGCGACATGTCTTTGGCCATGACACCGTCGGGAAGCCGGCCGGTCCACTCCACTTTGATCGTCTCCGGCACGCGCAACCACGTTTTGCCGGTCAATAGAATACCCAGCATCTCGGTAGAACCAACGCCGCTAGCAAAGGCGCCCAGCGCTCCGCCCATGCAGGTATGGGAATCGGTGCCCAGCACCACTGTCCCCGGCAGAACATGACCATGCTCTACCATGACCTGGTGACAGGGACCGATGAATTCATAGTAATTGCCCACACCGTGGTCTTTTGCCCAGTCACGGGTAAATTTGACGATCTCGGCCTGCTTGATGGTTGCCGGCGGCGTATAGTGGTCAGAAATAATTACCACTTTATCTTTGTCCCACACTTCATCTTTAATCTCTTTCATCTTTTCGGCGATTTCCACCCGCGGACCAAGAATGTCGTCCATCATCGCCTTATCCACATTGACCCATAGAATATCGCCGGCCGTGGCAGCGGGCACACCCGCCGCCTTAGCCAGTATTTTTTCAGACATTGTCTTACCCATCGCAATCCTCCCTTAACAATATGCTAGGTTATAGGCCCCAGATACGGTACAAACCCGATGCCGCTACCAACGTCATGAAAATTACGCCCGTTACAGCCACCAGGAACATTTGGATAAAGAGTTTGTTTTGGTCGGCAGCGGAAATGTGCGCATTGGCCGCATACGAAGCGAGGGCAAGAGCGCCGCCGGTGGAAGCAGGACTGATACCGGCCGTATGGGCCGTCATGGTGATGGCGGAAACGAGGTCCAGCGGCGAAACATTGCCGCCTAGCGACGTAATGAGGGCCGAAACAGTCGGAATCAGTGTCGGCATAACCACGCCGGATGTGCTGGAGAACCAGGACATGATACCGGCTGTCAGGCCGATGATCGGCGAAGCGGTTGCCGGTGTCATGAAGGTGGCTAAAAAGCGAGCCAACATATCGATGCCTTTCAGTTTTATGGCAATATTCATCAAGACGCCAACACCGCAGACCAGAATAAGAGTCCCCCATGGTATGCCGGCAATGGACTTGCGCTCATCGGCGACGTTTAGCCATAACAGCACGACGCCGGTAACAAAAGCAACCAGGCCAACATTATATTTAGTCAGCAGTACGACTACTACCATGGTTACGATACCGGCCATGGTGATGAGCTGGTCGCGGTTAAAGGCCGGAAGATCTGACTGCTTTAGCACTTTATCGGACTTAATCTTGTAGCCGCCAAGAACAAAATACAAGAAAGCGGCAAACAGCGTTTCACCAATAAGAGAATTGTAAAAGTACGGCAAGTCAATACCGGTTATTCCCTGTTTTGCGGCCAAAGTAATGCCAATAATACCCGTGGGGGCAATAGGTGAGATACCGCCGGCGGCAGCCCCGAGAATGCCAATTGGCGCCAGTAGCAAAGGCGAAATGCCCAGTTCAGCAGCCAGAGCCATACCGATGGGAGCAATCAATGCCATAACAGGAATAGTGCCTGGACCAATAGCAGCGAGAAAGGTGGTAAGTAAATAAATAGCAATCGGAATCAGACGGGTCTGACGACCGGCCACGGCTACTACTTTGCGGGCAAACAGTTCAAGCGTGCCGTTTGTCTGAGCGATACTGAACAAGAAAGTCACTCCCAGGAGCATCATGAATAACTGCGTACTCCAGCCGTTAATGATATCTGCTTCCTTAAACCCCGCCATCTTGCCAATAACAAAGGCAAAGGCAATGGCAATAAGACCGGTATTAAGCTTACGGAAAAAACCGATGGCAATGGCTAATACCAAAGCAATCAAGGACAATAATCCTAAGTCCACAACTTCCCCTCCATTTCTGAAACGTAATATTGGCACTAAATCGTCTGGTGCGTCAGCTTAAGTCCCCCCTCTTCTCACCTCCGCCGTTTAATTATGCAAAAAGCGTGCCATCGCCGAAAAAAGCGAATTTAGGCACGCCAGAACAAGTCCTTTTTTATTTTTGAAAATAAAAAAACGGTGGATTACAAAAATCCCCCGCATCAGTAAGGCAGTTTAAATCTTTTTTCAAATTAAATATCACTTTTTCATTTTTGGAAACTCCGTACCGCCCTGTTTGCGCCACAAAGTAGTACGGCCGATCCCTAATCGTTTAGCTACCTGCTCGTAGTCCTTACCCGATTTTTCCAGTAAGGTCTCAATGATTTTCTTCTCCACCTGGCTGACTGCTTCCTTAAGACTGCCGGACAAATTGACGCGGACCGTTATACTATCATCCTCGGTAAGCGGGGTATTGCTGACCTTTTGCAGCATGGCGCGCCAAGCGGGCGCGGGGAAATGAGCCGCCAGCACGGCCAGCCGCTCCATGAAATTGCTCAATTCCCGGATATTGCCCCGCCAGTTGTAGGCCCTCAACAACGGGGCCAGTTCCTGCGCCGCTTGTTCGTAATCCACGCCGGACCCCAGCTGTTTTTGCAGAAAGTACATGGCCAGGGGAAGGATATCTTCCGGGCGCTCCCGCAGCGGCGGTAAACTGATTTTTAGTACGTTGAGGCGATAATATAAGTCTTCGCGGAACTCTCCCTGCTCTACCCGCCGCTTGAGGTCTTTGTTGGTAGCGCTGATAATACGAATGTCGATGGGAATAATTTTATCGCCGCCAACACGCATGATTTCTTTTTCCTGGAGCACTCGCAGCAGTCTGGCCTGCAGCGACGGAGCAATTTCGCCGATTTCGTCGAGAAAAATTGTACCGCCGTGGGCCAATTCAAACAGCCCCGGCTTGCCTTCTTTCCGCGCACCGGTAAAAGCGCCCCCCTCATAGCCAAAGAGTTCGCTTTCCAGGAGATGTTCGGGAATGGCGGCGCAGTTTACGGCCACAAAAGGGCCGCTGGCTCGCCGGCTAGCATTATGAATGCTTTGGGCGAAAACTTCTTTGCCCGTACCGGATTCACCCTGAATGAGGACGGCTGAATCAGTACCCGCATAGAGTCTGGCCAGTTCGATCAGTTCCTGCATTGCCTCATTGGCAGTAACAATATCCTCGAATTTATGTCTGGCCACAAATCCTTTGGCGTGTATCTTTTCCCGGATTTTTTGTTCCAGGTGCTGGATTTTTGTTACATCTTCAAAGGTGCTGACAACGCCGATTGGCCGGCCGTCTAACCAAATGGGAACCCGATTGGTGGCAATGATGCCGCCGTTAATCTCCTGCAGCACACCCAGTTCCGGTTTGCCGCTTTCGAGGACTTTATGCATTCTGGTGTTAGGAATAACCTCCTGAACCGGCTTACCGATGGCCGCACCAGCATTCATCCGAAAGATGCGGGCGGCAGCCGGGTTAAATATGGTGATGCGGTTGGTTTCATCGGTTACGATGATCCCTTCAGTAATTGAATCGAGCACTGCCTGAAACCGCGCGGTTCGTCCCCGTTCGAGGCGACGCACTTCGGCAACATGCACGGCCTCACAAACCGAACGGTAAACGGCTTCCTCGCCGCAGCGAATGAGCACGCTTTTCAGGCCATGTTTAGCCGCTAGCTCCACCGTAACAATGCCGCCTACCGCCACCGGTATCCCTCGCGCCTTGGCGTCTTTAATCCCTTCCTCCATTTCCGCTTCTGACAAAAAAGTATATTCGTGAATTTTGACGCCAAGCATAGCCTCCATATCGCTAACGCCATAAAGACGGCTGCCGTAATTGAACAGGGCCAGTTCCCGGCCGCCTAGTTCCTTGGCCTGGAAAACCGACCGCACCACATCAAAGGGGGTAATAGGAATGGCTACAACCGGAATATCAACTGCTTCGCGAATATATTCGGCCGTTCCGCCACGGCTTAATACCACATCCACTTGTGGTGCAAGTTCCCGAGCTACAGCCGCGGCCCGGTCAAGAGCGGCAATCGCCACATGGGCCGGAAGGCCTTCCTGCTCGGTAATGCGGATAAAAATTTCAGCCATATCTTCATAGGTGGAAATCAGCGCCAGCGTAACCGCTTGCCGTCCATTGCCCGGCTGTTTTGCTTTTTCCATGGGCACCATCCTCCCACCCCTATTATAGCTAAATTTCCGGGGTACGGTTATTAAATACAGCACAGTCTATAGCCATTTTATCCCTTCCTTGACGGTAGTATTTGCAGTGGCAATAATAAAACCGCAGGGAAATTTCACAAATTAAGCGCCCTAATCGTTTTCTTATCGGCAACGCCGGTAGGCTCGAGCCCGTTTTCCTGCTGATAATTTCTGAGCGCTTCTTCCGTCGCCTTCCCAAATCTTCCGTCGGCCCGACCACCGAAAAAGCCTAACTGCTGTAGTCTAAGCTGCAATGATACAACGTCGGGGCCTACCGAATGGAGTTTAAGTTCACGCAACACGCGCGTCCGATTTCCGATAATCTTCACGGGCGTGTTAACCGGAACCCACTCATACAACTCCTCTATATCGGCGTTTCTTAGCCGTATACAGCCTTTACTGGCAAATTGCCCGATAGACCAAGGACGATTTGTGCCATGTATTCCATAAGACCCCCAGGGAACATCTAAGCTAAGCCAGCGTGTCCCGAGGATTTCTTTAGGGCTGTAAAATTTATCTTTTATAATCCATTCACCGACGGGTGAAGGCGACTCGCGCTTACCTACCGCAATGCGGTACTTTTTATATAATTGCCCGTCGCTATATAACTCCAACAAGCGGGAATTGAGTTTTATGGTAATACTTATCTCGCCGGAGGGCGGCGGTTTGGCCGCTTGTTTTTCCGCTAAACTTAAGTCCAGTTCGTCATATACTTCGTAGGAAACAAGCAATAAGCCCAGGAGTAAAACAAAGACAAGGCCAAAAAAAAATTTCTTCTCCCTGCCCGCCAAGGACTTTTTCACGGCTAATCCTCCTCAACTAAACCAAAATACACCTTTTTGCTTCACGTATATGCGGCAAGGGATAATTTCAATCCTCCTGCTTTTTATTGGCATTTTTTTACATTAAAAAGCAGGTTTATTTGGTGTACCCTTTTTTCAGCAAAATCGCAAAAGTTGTTAACATTTTTTCCATTTTTTCATTTTCAGCCCATTGACATATTACCGCTAGGCTCTTTATGCGTTTGGGAAATGGCTGCTAAGTAAATGTGAGCCGCAGCTACAAGTCGCTAAAGAAAAAAAACAAACCTGGGCAGCTACCCAGGTTAGTAATGGCATTGCCGAATGCCTGCGGCGCAACAGGCGCGCAAACACTAAATTGTCGCCCCGCCGTCAATCGTAATGACGCTTCCATTCATGAAAGCGGCCTCGTCGCAGCAGGCAAACAGTATGGCATGGGCTATTTCTTCCGCCTTGCCCAAACGCCCCATTGGCTGTCTGGCAATAAAGGCCGCTCTGGTCGCCGCCGGATCGGGACTGGCCTGCATCCGCTCTTCCAGGGAAGGCGTATCGGTTGTTCCGGGGCAGACGACATTAACCCTGATATTGTCCTTGATGTAATCGGCCGCCATGGCCTTGGAAAGCGCCACCACCGCGCCCTTGGAGGCCGAGTAGGCGCTGCGGTCAGGTATGCCCTTTAGGGCCGCGACGGAAGCGACATTTACGATAACGCCGCCCCCCTGTTTTTTCATCTGTTGTACGATGCCCGGCGGAATCATTGTCACGATCAGGGAGTTGAAGCCGATAACGCCTGCGGCGAAGCCCCTGGAGTAGCCCCGCTCGAGCATGCCCGGTCCCAGCACGCGGCTTTGCATCGTGGCGTCGGCGATGGCCGAGCCGGTGATACCGCCCATCATGGCGGCAAGTACCGTGTTTACCTGAGCCACCCCGGCGCGCATATGCCCTGCCAGTACTGACGACAGCTTCATCAACCGGTACGTTATGCCCGATTCATTGAGCAAGTTGCCGGCAAACATGAAGAGCGGAATGGCCAGCAGGACAAAGCTTTGGGTTTGCGTAAGAACGAGCTGTACCGGAATGGTGAGCGGCAACGTTGGCTGCTGCAGAAAAAAAATCATCCCGGAAATCCCAATCGCAAAGGCGACCGGCATGCCCATCAGCATTAATATAAAAAACGTGATAAATATAAAGTATGTCGCCTCTCTCCCCTCCCCATGCCAAAATTCATGGCTGCGGCATGCTATGCCATCCGGCCGTCCCTGCCTGACTTGTGCTAATGCTTTAGCATCTCAATAAGGTTTTTGGTCGAGTAGATGGCCATCTTTTCGACGGCCTCGGCGGTAAAGGCGCCGGCGTGCGGCGTTAAAATAAAATTGGTTAGTGTCAGCAGCTTCTCACCGGGAAGCGGCGGCTCTTTCGAGAACACATCCTGGGCGGCAACGGCAATGGTTTTTTCTTTTAAGGCCGTATACAGGCTGTCTTCGTCAACCAATTCCCCTCGGGACGTATTGATGAGAATGGCGGATTTTTTCATGGCCTGAATAGTTCGGGAATTTATCAAATGCCTTGTTTCATTGGTAAGCGGCAAATGCAAAGATACAATATCGGATGTCGACAATAGCTCATTTAGGGAAGCACACCGCTTAACCGCGTATTTTTCGAGAAATTCTTCGTCGCCGAAGTACGGATCATAGACCTGGACATCCATTAACAGGCCTTTGGCGCGTTTGGCCACTTCCTTACCGATATGGCCGCAACCGATGAGTCCCAGCGTTTTGCCCGTGAGTTCAATTCCTAATACTCTGTCCCAACCGCCTAGTTTTACCGTCGCGCTCATCACCGCAACCCTGCGCGCCGCCTCGAACATTAGCGCAATCGCCAGTTCGGCTACAGATACACTATTGGACCCTGCGGCGTTTTTAACCTTAATCCCCAGTTTCTCGGCGGCGGTCAGATCAATATTGTCCATGCCCACGCCGTACTTAGACACTGCTCTGAGTTTCCGGCAGCTTTTCAGCACTTTTGCAGTTAGTGGATCAATGCCCACGATAATACCAACTACGTCATCCTTGGCCAGCTTTATAATCTCATCCTCGGTAAGCGTCCTGCCGGTGGTGTTTTCAATGATCTCATAACCGGCACCGGTTAAGAGGGGATAGGTTTTTTCCCTGTAGTTCCCAAAGGATTTAGGAGTAATCAGAATTTTCAAGACTATTTCACCCTTACGTTTTATTGCTGCATACTGTAGTATTTTAAATACTTTTCAAACCTTTTTGCATAAACCGCCTGTTTCGCGGCATCAGGCGCAAAACATGTTTTTAACAGGGGTTTTATATCCTTTACCGAAGCTATCTCGCCGGCTGCTTTTAAGCCCATATAGGCCGCGCCAAAGAGCGAGGCATGGAGTAAACCGTCGACATAAACCGGCAGGCCAAATATCGAAGCAGCCAGCGACAACCAAAACGGTGATTTTTCAATCCCACCGGAAATGCTTATAAACTTTGGCGGACGACCTACTATCGGCACCGTTAGCTCATAGCATTGCTTGAGATTGAACAACACGCCTTCCAGCACGGCATAGTAAAGATCATAAACATCGCTATCGAGTCTTAATTCGAACATTGCGGCGCTTTTTTTATCATCCCAGCCTGGGCAGCGTTCTCCCGCCAGAAAGGGAAGAAAAATGGGAGCGTCTTTTTTGGTCAGGGCGCCGCGGGCGCCTTCGTCCAACTCTTGCAAGGTTATTCCGCCGTTTAAGCCAAGAATTCTTTTGCCGATCCAGTCTACACAGTTACCGGCGCCGGCGGTGGCACTGCCAACTATCCATTTATTCTCAACCCCTACATAGCACCACGTGGACGGATACTCCGCCAGGATGGGCCTATCCACGGTCAGGCGCAGCGCCGCGCTGGTTCCCACCGAAAGGGTCATGATATTATCGCTGAAGGCCCCGGCCGCGATCTGGTTCATGCACCCGTCCGCACCGGTTATCAGTACCGGCGTACCCTCCTTGAGCCCTAAAAAGTTCGCCGCTTCCCTGGCCAGCGGCGCCAGATACTCCGAATCCACCAGCCTGGGCAACATTTTGTCTTCGACCCCGGCAATGTTTAATGCTTCTTCGTCCCAGTTTAAGGTGTATAGGTTCAAAAAGCCGCCGCCGGAAGCAGTACTTTTCGCAACGGCAAACTCGCCGGTAAGGCTTAAAAAGAGGTACTCCGGCATCGTCGCGATAAATGCAGCCTTGCCGGCATTGCCGGTTTCCTTTTCATGCACATATTTCCACAAGGTATATGTAGTGTGAATCGGGCAGCCGGTACGCTTATACAACGAAAGGAAAAGCTTGCGGTCTTTACGGTACTTCTCGGTGGTTGGCGCCGCTTTGGTATCGGCCCAGGTAGATAAGGGCGCGATCGGCCTTTTATCTTTATCAAGCATTACCAGACTGTGGCTCCAAATGCTGCAGGTAGCCACCATATCGACCGTGTCGGTACCGGTCTTTTCCAATAGCTGTTTACCCGCCAGCAGCGTTTCCATCACTACTTTGTCCGCATCAAGCGTAACGGTGTTGCCGGCATCGGCTGAATAATTTCGGGGCAATATTCCGACTACGCCTTCCCCGCTCTTGTACAACATAGCCTTGGCCGCGGCGGTTGATGCCTCTAATACAAGGATCAGCATCCTCCGTTTCCCTCCCTTTTCCATCCCCCAGGCAGCCAACCGTCGCTTAATCTTTGGGCAAGTTGCGGTAAATCTTATTTTTGGCATTTATGATGTGGGTCTCGACGCATTTGCGCACCTGGTCCTCGTCCTGGGCCACAAGGGCGTGGAAAATGGCCTCGTGTTCCTTGACACCGGCAATTGTTTCTTCTTTGCTCTGCCGGCCATAGATATAATAGGCGTAATAATGAGTGCCTAAATTGCTGTAGATCCGCATAAGTCTTTTGTTGCCTGAACAGTTGACAAACAGCTGATGGAACTCCTGATCCAGATAATAATTTTGAAAGTAGTCGTTAAGGTCAACAGCATGTTCAATAATGCGCATATGCTCGTTCAGGTTATTAATAAACTTTTCTTTGATTGTTGCATCATGTTTAAAGGTGTGCATTATTTGTTTTACGTAATAGGTTTCGATCATTAGCCTTATGTCTAGCAGTTCGGCGATATCATCCCAGTTAATATCCCTTACTTTGATGCCTTTGCGCGGAATGCTTTCCACCAGGCCCTCGGTTATCATTCTGTTCAGCGCCTGTTTAATGGGCGTTTCGCTTATGCCGTACCGCTCATGCAACTCTCTTATGACAATTTTTTGTCCAGGAAGAAGCACTCTCTCCGTAATGTCTTTTTTTAAGGCTTTGTAAGCCACATCGACCAGGGTTTGGGTCGGGTAGTGCATCGTATTCAAGCCGTTCATCCTCCTAAAGCTAAATCATTAATCGGGATTTACTAAAAGCAGGGCGCCCGGTCATATGCAAGAACTGAAAACGCGCTTACTAAGGCATATGTGATTGAAGGTAAAATAGGCAAACATTTTTAGATTTTAGATTTTGGATTTTAGATTTTAGATTAAAAATTCGAAATATTTCTTCGCCATATGTAATAAAATTCCTGCCGTTCACAAAAATTTTTTTCTTCCCCTGTGGCGATGGATTGCACGTTTCATCACGCGCGTGAACAAATAAAAAAGGCATGGCCAATGCCATACCTTCCCTCTCCGCAAAACAAGCACAACAGTCATTATTGCGTAGCGCACCGACCACCAAGGAAATGCCGCTTCGCTTTTTCCGCCTGTTACCACAGGCCGAGGACTTTCCACCAGATAGCGCCAATGCCCACCCAGATGACCATGTTGATCACCGAGATAATGAAGCCCAGCTTCCACCAGGTACCCTGGTCGATGTAGCCGGCGCCGAAATAAATGGGCGCGGGGCCGGCGGCATAATGGGTTAGCGACATGCAGAGGTTGGACATGAAGGCTAGCGCCAGCGCCACCAGGTAGGCCGGCGCGCCGGCGGCGACGGCGACCGAGGCGAAAGCGGCGTACATGGCCGTGATGTGGGCCACCAGGCTGGCAAAGCCGTAATGAGCGTACATGTAGACAACCAGCAGGACAAAGAAGGCCTGAATCCAGGGGATACCGGCGATGCCGGCGCTGACCGTCTTGGCGAACCAGGGAATAAAGCCTAATTTAGAGAGGTAGTCGGCCAAACCGATAAGGCTGCCCATCCACACCATGGTGTCCCAGGCGCCTTTTTCGTCAAGAATGTCTTTCCACTCGAGCACCTTAGTAATCATCATCACCGCTACGCCCAGCATGGCCACAACGGTAGCGTCCAGTTTGGTGTACTGGGAAGTGCTCCAGAGCACCAGCGCGCCGACAAAGACCAGGGCGACGATTTTCTCTCCCCAGGACATGGGGCCCATTTTCGCCAGTTCCTCGGCGGCCAACGTCTTGGCCTCCGGCGTTTTGGTGATTTCCGGCGGGTAGAACTTATACAAAAAGTACGGCACGACCAGCAGGGAGATAAGGCCCGGGACCGCCGCCGCCAGCGCCCAGAGGCCCCAGCTGATCTGGATGTTAAGCGTTTTGGCCGCCAGGAGGGCGATAAGCGGGTTGCCGGCCATCGCAGTCATAAACATGGCCGAGGTAATGGTATTGGCCTGATACTCGGTCTGCATCAGGAAGGCGCCGACTTTGCGGGCGGTAGGGCCAGGCTCGGACCCGAACGCCGTCGACAGACTCTTAACAATGGGGAACAGGATGCCGCCGGCGCGAGCCGTGTTGGACGGGGTGGCCGGGCTGATAATGAGGTCGCTGAGGGCCAGCGTGTAGCCCAGTTTCAGCGTGCTGTCGCCGATGGCCCGGATGAGCATGTAGGCGATGCGTCGGCCCAGGCCGGTCTTAATAAAACCCTTGGCAAACAGAAAAGCGGCGACAATCAGCCAGATGGTGGTATTGCTGAAGCCGGACAGCGCTTCGGCCGGTTTGAGCACGCCCGCCAGGGCGGTAAAAGTAATACTGATAAAAGCAACAGAGCCAATGGGCAGGGGCTGCAGGATGAAGCCCAAAATGGTCGCCACGAAGACGGCCAGCAGATGCCAGGCCTGTGGTTTGAGGCCGGCCGGGACGGGCCACAGCCAAAGGGCGGCGCCGACAGCAAGAACAATAAGTCCGCGAGTAAGATTGTTCACGAATACTACCTCCTTGCAAATTATGTATAGTGCCATATTTTTACTATAGCAAACTCGCCGGCAAAAAGACAGTCCTTTTGAAATGTTTAGCTAACTATCTTTGGTAGAAAATAACAGGCGGGGATATGCCCCCGCCTATCGTTGTCTATTACGCCTGACCGTATTTGCTTTTAATCAGCGGTTTGATGCCGCCGCTGGCCAGGATGTTCATAATATAGTCGGACAGCGGCTGCGCCTTGGCGGTGGCGCCGGTCGTCTCGTTTACTACCTCGCCGGTCTCAATGTTTACCGCCAGGACGTCGCCTCTTTTCACCATCGCGCTGATATTCGGGCACACCAGGAGAGGAATACCCAGGTTGATGGCGTTGCGGTAGAAAATGCGGCCAAAGGAGTCGGCCAGGATACAGCCTACCCCCGCGGCTTTCAGCGTCACTACGGCATGTTCGCGGCTGGAGCCGCAACCGAAGTTGGTCGCGGCCACAATGATGTCCCCGGGCCGAAACTCTTTCACAAAATTGGGATCGGCCCCTTCCATGGCGTGTTTGCCCACGTCTTCCGGGTCGGTCAGGTCCAGGTAGCGGCCGGGATAAATCTGGTCGGTATCAATGTTGGCGCCATAAACAAAGGCTCTTCCTCTGATCGTTTTCTCCATTGTCAGCACCCCTTAGTCCAAGTATTTAGCCGGATCGACGATTTTGCCCTCCAGGGCGGCGGCCGCAACGGCTGCCGGCGAGCCGATGAAGATTTCGGCCTTGGTGTGGCCCATGCGGCCGGGGAAGTTGCGGCTGGACGCGGTTATGCAGGTCTCGCCGGAGGCAAGCATCCCCTGGTGCGTGCCCAGGCAGGCGGCGCAGCCCGGCGTGACAAAGGTGGCGCCGGCTTCGACCAGCGTCTGGATGTAGCCTTTTTCCATGGCTTCCAAAAAGACGGCCTTGGAGGCAGGAACGACGATGAACCGGGTGCGGGGATGAACTTTTTTGCCTTTGAGGATTTGGGCCGCCACGGCCAGGTCTTGGACGCGCCCGCCGGTGCAGGTGCCGAGAAAAGCCTGCTGGACGGGCCGGCCGATATACTCGGTAATGTCGTGGACGTTGTCGACGCTATGCGGCGCCGCCACTTGCGGCTTGAGGTCGGACACGTCGAAAGTATGCTCGGCGGCGTACTGGTACCCCGGGTCGGTATGGAAGATTTCGTAGTCGCCCTTAACCCTGTCTTTAAGATATGCGAGCGTGATTTCATCGGGCTGGATGTAGGACGTTTTGGCCCCCATCTCGGTGGTCATGTTGCACAGCGCCATGCGCTCCGATACACTGAGCTGCTTGAGGACGGGGCCGGTGAATTCGACGGCTTTATACACGGCGTAATCGGCGCCCAGCGTGCCAATGACCTTGAGAATAATATCCTTGGCATATA
This genomic interval from Sporolituus thermophilus DSM 23256 contains the following:
- a CDS encoding gluconokinase, which encodes MLILVLEASTAAAKAMLYKSGEGVVGILPRNYSADAGNTVTLDADKVVMETLLAGKQLLEKTGTDTVDMVATCSIWSHSLVMLDKDKRPIAPLSTWADTKAAPTTEKYRKDRKLFLSLYKRTGCPIHTTYTLWKYVHEKETGNAGKAAFIATMPEYLFLSLTGEFAVAKSTASGGGFLNLYTLNWDEEALNIAGVEDKMLPRLVDSEYLAPLAREAANFLGLKEGTPVLITGADGCMNQIAAGAFSDNIMTLSVGTSAALRLTVDRPILAEYPSTWCYVGVENKWIVGSATAGAGNCVDWIGKRILGLNGGITLQELDEGARGALTKKDAPIFLPFLAGERCPGWDDKKSAAMFELRLDSDVYDLYYAVLEGVLFNLKQCYELTVPIVGRPPKFISISGGIEKSPFWLSLAASIFGLPVYVDGLLHASLFGAAYMGLKAAGEIASVKDIKPLLKTCFAPDAAKQAVYAKRFEKYLKYYSMQQ
- a CDS encoding GntR family transcriptional regulator, giving the protein MNGLNTMHYPTQTLVDVAYKALKKDITERVLLPGQKIVIRELHERYGISETPIKQALNRMITEGLVESIPRKGIKVRDINWDDIAELLDIRLMIETYYVKQIMHTFKHDATIKEKFINNLNEHMRIIEHAVDLNDYFQNYYLDQEFHQLFVNCSGNKRLMRIYSNLGTHYYAYYIYGRQSKEETIAGVKEHEAIFHALVAQDEDQVRKCVETHIINAKNKIYRNLPKD
- a CDS encoding anion permease, which codes for MALYIICKEVVFVNNLTRGLIVLAVGAALWLWPVPAGLKPQAWHLLAVFVATILGFILQPLPIGSVAFISITFTALAGVLKPAEALSGFSNTTIWLIVAAFLFAKGFIKTGLGRRIAYMLIRAIGDSTLKLGYTLALSDLIISPATPSNTARAGGILFPIVKSLSTAFGSEPGPTARKVGAFLMQTEYQANTITSAMFMTAMAGNPLIALLAAKTLNIQISWGLWALAAAVPGLISLLVVPYFLYKFYPPEITKTPEAKTLAAEELAKMGPMSWGEKIVALVFVGALVLWSTSQYTKLDATVVAMLGVAVMMITKVLEWKDILDEKGAWDTMVWMGSLIGLADYLSKLGFIPWFAKTVSAGIAGIPWIQAFFVLLVVYMYAHYGFASLVAHITAMYAAFASVAVAAGAPAYLVALALAFMSNLCMSLTHYAAGPAPIYFGAGYIDQGTWWKLGFIISVINMVIWVGIGAIWWKVLGLW
- a CDS encoding 3-isopropylmalate dehydratase small subunit, with product MEKTIRGRAFVYGANIDTDQIYPGRYLDLTDPEDVGKHAMEGADPNFVKEFRPGDIIVAATNFGCGSSREHAVVTLKAAGVGCILADSFGRIFYRNAINLGIPLLVCPNISAMVKRGDVLAVNIETGEVVNETTGATAKAQPLSDYIMNILASGGIKPLIKSKYGQA
- a CDS encoding 3-isopropylmalate dehydratase large subunit, whose protein sequence is MHAIEKILAKAAGKDHVTTGEIVNCKVDLAGINDLYLQTIRSFYEMGGKKVFDPGKIVIFLDHYAPASTIMQADNQKQFREFAWEQGIDKLMDVDQGVCHQVLADKGLVYPGMVLVVTDSHTTTHGAFGAFGTGVGATDLATIMITGHLWFRVPEIVRINLEGELPKGVYAKDIILKVIGTLGADYAVYKAVEFTGPVLKQLSVSERMALCNMTTEMGAKTSYIQPDEITLAYLKDRVKGDYEIFHTDPGYQYAAEHTFDVSDLKPQVAAPHSVDNVHDITEYIGRPVQQAFLGTCTGGRVQDLAVAAQILKGKKVHPRTRFIVVPASKAVFLEAMEKGYIQTLVEAGATFVTPGCAACLGTHQGMLASGETCITASSRNFPGRMGHTKAEIFIGSPAAVAAAALEGKIVDPAKYLD